AAGTTCCTGATTACCAATAACGCTGGCTGCGGAGCTGTGGGACATGCCAAGACTTATGGCATTCCTGTCCATCATATTTCTGGAAAGACTCATCCTGAACAGGAAGCCTACGAGGCTGCCCTGCTGGAAGTGCTGGACAAGTATGATGTGGACCTGCTGATTCTGGCGGGTTACATGAAGGTGCTGCCCCTGTGTGTCCTGAAGCGCATGCCGGATCGCGTTCTGAACATCCACCCGTCCTTGTTGCCGAAGTTTGGCGGTAAAGGTTACTTCGGGATTCATGTTCACGAAGCAGTCCTTGCTGCTGGCGAAAAGGAATCTGGCCCCACGGTACACTTGGTTTCCGAGGAAGTGGACACCGGTCGCATCCTGGGCCAGGTGAAGGTTCCCGTGATGGATGGCGATACTGCTGCCGAACTGGCTGCCCGCGTCCTGGTTCAGGAACATGATTTGTTCTGGCGTGTCATCAAAGAATACGGCGAGACCATAACATCCAGAGGCTAAATGCTAGTTATGAGTTACGAATTATGAATTACGAACTCATAACTCATATCTCATATCTCATATCTCATAACTCGTATCTCGTATCTGTCATGAAGTTTAAGGTTCCAGAGTTTTTAGAGGGGATTGAATCGCCTGTTGATGGTGAGGTTGCCATGCGCAACCACGCACCGGCGGCGATCGTCGTGGGAATCGACGAAGTGGGCCGTGGCCCACTGGCAGGCCCCGTGGTGGCCTGCGCCGCCGTCCTGAAGTCACCCGATGCCCTCTTGACTCTGAACGATTCCAAGAAGCTGACCCGCCCAAAGCGTGAGACTATGTACCAGGCGGTGAAAGACGCCTGCGTATGTTACGCCATCGCCAGTGCCAGCGTTCAAGAAATTGACGAAATAAACATTCTGGAAGCGGACTTCCTCGCGATGCGCCGTGCCCTGCAGGCCCTAGGCCTGCCTGGAATTAAAGAAACTGCGCCCCAGATTCCTATTGAGGTAAAAGGCAGTTTCGCCGATGCCGCCCTCCTGACGAGTCCCGCCGCCGACCCGCAGCAGCCCGCGGTCTTGATCGCTGTGGACGGAAATCTCAAGATTCGCGGGATCCCTCAGGAAATCCAACTTCCCGTAGTGAAGGGGGATGGTCGCGTCGCCAGCATTTCGGCCGCCTCCATCCTGGCGAAAGTTTTCCGAGACCGCTATATGGACGACCTGGAAAAGAAGTATCCCGGCTATGGCTTTGACAAGCACGCGGGGTATGGTACCAAGGCCCATCTGGAAGCGATTAAAAAACAGGGGTATACTCCCGAGCATCGCATGAGTTTCCATCCCAAGTCCCTCCAACTTGAACTGGAATTCTAGTTTATTTTACTTTACATTCATTCTTTTTCCTTTTTTAAGGGATATTTTCTTTTAGAATGCCTTTCATCCGTGTGATGTGGGGCATAGTGTACCGATTATTTTAGTGGATTTGCTTGAATCTGGATTTTCTGTTGTTATCTTTTACGCCAAAGAGATTTGTCATGATTAGAAAGCACCTCATTTTTTTGATTAGCCTTTCCCTTGCATTTGTCGCCTGCAAGGAATCCGCTCAGGAAACCGTCAAGACAAGTATGACCCCCGCCAATGCCGCAAAAAGTGCCGCAGCATTTGAGGCGAAGGTCCGTAGCTCCTTGGGTACTGCCGAGTTGCGCAAGGCTCTGGACGAAAAATGGAAGAATCTTCGTGTGGGGCAGATGGTTCGCGATAACGACCGCGTTCGTACTGCCGCAGAATCGGAAGTGGTCCTCAATAACTTTGACGGTACCGTCTTCCTCATTTCCGAAAAATCCGACGTAGAATTTAATGCCGCCTTCCGTGACTCTGTCCGAGGCGAAGTGAATGTGTTTATCCGTAACGGTAACATCCAGTTCGATGTCCAGAAGCAGAAAAAGAGGCAGTACAACTTCGGTACGGGTACAGCAACTGCATCGATCCGCGGTACGGCAGGGTTTGTGGGTAGCCTGGACGGCCAGCTGGTGGCTTCTCTCAAGGAAGGCCTGGTGGACGTGAAGGATATTAAGGGCGAAACCTCCGCTATTAAGGAAAACGAAACCATCCTGGTGACCAAGTCTGGTGAATCCATGACCATCAAGCTGGAATCCTCTGGTTCTCCCGCCTTGTTTGCAGCCCTGGACAGCATGGCCAAGGCAGGTGGCTTAAAGAACCTTGCCGATCTGAAGAAATCCCTGCAGGCTTTCGACGCCGCCTATGTGGCAGAAAAGAACAAGTTTGGCGAAAACCTAAAGTTCGAGCCGGTTTCTCTTCCCTCTAAGGTTTTCAGACCTTCTGTCACCCTGAAGGCTAAGCTCACTCCGGGCGTCTATGTGACTGTCATGGGTGTAACGGACAAGGTTCCCGAGTCCGGCATTTATGAACGTACCTTTACCTGGGATGAAAACGCAACTGGTCCGAAGCGTTTCCTTGCAGTCTGTAGCGATGGTTCTGTGGAAGTCAAGTGCAACACCTGGAATACGGAGTACGTCAAGAGCGGTGCTGAACAGGCTCCCGAAGTCACTCCTGCAGAAAAGGCCGTAGAACCTGTTTCCAAGGCAAAGACTGCACCTGCAAAGCATGCCGCAAAGGCTGCTCGCGAACATAAGAATAAGCTTGGTCTTGTGGTCAGCCTGCCGCCTTCCGAAGGGGGTGAAATTCTGGAAACGGACTCCCTGGGTCGTGACACTCTGGAAATGATCAAGGTTCCCAGCGGTCAGGTGCTGGTGGATGCCAACCTGAAGATTGTTCTGTCAGGAATTGACAGCGCAGGCGTTGCCGAAATCGATACCATCTTCATTCTCCGTATGGGGCATGCCGATGAGATCATTACCGACATTTCTGGAACCTCCTACAGCCGTAAGGTCACCTTCCTGAAGAATGAAATCGCCAAGTACGAAGTGGCCGCCAAGTTGAAGGACGGATCTTACGTCTGTGCTTTCAAGACCTACATCGTGGACTAGAAATTCTTGCCTGATGGCGGGATTTGTAAAATAAACCATTAGTTTGTTAAATATACTGGACCTTGTGTCCCGAAGCCCCTTTTTGGGGCTATTTTTGTATGGCAAAATTTGAACTGGGCGTTTTGGCGCCGTTTTTGTACATTGTGTGTGCAATGTTTAAAAATTTTGCGGAAAAAGTTTTTATCTTGTTGTCTGTCAATAAGTTACGTAGTTTCAAAGGGAGGCTATCTTGAACAACTCTGTTCCTCTGCTTCAAATGATTACCCAGTCGGATATCGCAACGATTGTGGTTCTCTCCATTTTAGCGATCATGTCTCTGGGTTGCTGGGGCATCATTATCGTGAAGTACGTGGTGAACAAGAAAAACCAGCGCGCAAATGTGGTGTTTTTCCGCAAGTTCAGCAATGTGCAGCAGTTCGTGGAACTTCAGAGTCTGTGCGAATCCGCCGACGAAAGCGCCCTGCGCCGCCTGACGGACGAAGTGCTTAAAGAAGCCTCCAAGTTCAGTAACTTTGTGAGTTACGATTCCATCCAGCACCGCGCGTCCCTGCTGGAAGATACCATCCAGCGTTCCATCGAAGGCCTGCGCCTTTCCGAAGACCGCTACTTGAGCTTCCTTGCCACCAGCTCCAACCTGGCCCCCTTCTTCGGTCTGTTGGGTACGGTGTGGGGCATCATGGTTGCCTTCTTCCAGATCGGTCAGCATGGTTCTGCAGACCTTTCCGTGGTGGCTCCGGGTATCGCTATGGCTTTGATCACCACCGTCGCAGGTCTGGTGGTTGCAATTCCCGCCTCTGCCGGTTACAACTACTTTACCTCCCATAACGGTCAGAACGAAATTTCCTACTACAACTTTGGTTCCCAGGTGCTGAGCTTGTTCAAGCGCGGCGACTTGCTCGCTCTTGAAGAAGTGGCTGGCTAGGAGGCTTGAGTGAAGCGTAGCCGCGGAAAAGAACTGAAGCAGGAGATGAACCTGACGAACATGATCGATATCGTGTTCTCCATCTTGATTGTGTTCATCATTTCTGCGCCTCTCATGAGTCAAGGTGTGAAGGTTGACCTCCCCAAGGCCGAAGCACCTACCATGGAGCAGGAAAAACTTTTGAAGGTGTCCATCACCAAGAACGACGAGATCTACATCGCTGACATGATGGTGGATTTCGACAGTTTCAACAACGTTTTTAAATCCCTGTGGAACGGCGAAATGGCCGTGGTCATCAACTCCGACGAGGACGTGAAGTACGGCCTGGTGATGAAGGTGGTGACCCAGGTGCAAAAGCTGGGCGTTACAAAGCTTGGGTTCCTTACCATGAACCCCAAGGAAAAGCCCGGTAAAAAGAGATAGTCAGGTATTTTTTTGAGCGACAAGAATCAACATATCGAGTACTTCTCGGACCACGACAATGGGATGGTTGCGAAGATTGTTATCTGCGCAGTGATTTTCCATGTGGCTATTGCTGGTGCTTGCTTTGCCCTGCATTTTGTGGACTTCAAGGAAGAGCCGGAACCCATTCCCGTATTCGAGATGGTGCAGGTACAGCCTCAGGTGAAGAAACCTCAGGCTCCTCGCGTGAAGCCTCCTGAACCTCCCAAGCAGGAACCGCCTCCAGAACAGCCGCCCGAGGTTAAGCCCCGTCCGGAACCCAAGCCCAAGGTGGATCAGGAACTGCCTCCGGATATCAAGCCCGAGGAAGAGCCGAAGCCAGAGCCGGAACCGGAAGAAGTGAAGGAAGAACCTGCACCGGAACCCACTCCCGAGCCGGAACCTGTGGATGACTTTGAAGTAGACGATCTGGATCTTCCTGCGACCATGGAAGCTTCCAGCTTGAATCCTGTGGGATCTGTGGATATGGACCCGCTGATGCAAGTTTATCTGGAACGTTTAAAACAAATTATTATGGGCAACTTTAATCCGCCGGCAAATCTGAACGTTCCGAAGTCTATCAAGACTACGGTTCAGTTTACGGTGGACCGCTTTGGTACAATTTCTGCAGTGTTGTTGAAAAAGTCTTCTGGCAACAAGACCTGGGATCACCTGTCCGTTCGCGCGGTGAATATTTCCAAGGTGCCGGAACTGCCGCCTAACTTTAGAGCTCCCTCTCTAATCTTGCATTTCAACTTCACGCCGAACTAGGATTAGAAGAACATAGAAGGTACTGAAAAAATGACTGAGCGTAAACAAGTAATGGTCCGTCAAAAGGTGGGAAAGATTTTCCGCATTTCTTCCCTGGCGCTGTCCATCGTATTCTGGCTTTTGCTCTTGTTGCTCCCCTCCGTAAGTTCCGCAGCTATCGATACCATCGCTGTGGACGTGGGTATTTCTGTCTTCAAGACGATGCCCATTGGTGTGGTACCTTTCTCTGAAGCCAAGGGCAATATCGAATGGGTGGAAGAAAAACCTCATCAGATTGTGACCCGCGACGCAGAACTTTCTGGCCGTTTCGAGGTGATTTCCTCCGACAAGTTCAACCTGGCCTTGTTCAGCAAGAAGCGAGCAAAGCATTACATTACGGGCCGTGTGGCGCCTCAGCCGGGTGGCAAGCTGAAGCTGGAATGCTTCCTCTATGTGGCTCAGACGAAGGACCTTCTCCTTGGTGAAACCTACACGGTGTCCCAGCAGGATTTGCGCCGCGCCATGCACCAGTTCTTTGACGAGGTGATCATGCGTTTGTGGGCAGAACCGGGTGTGGCATCCACCAAACTGGCTTATGTATCCAAGATCGATGGCATCAAACAGGTGGTGGTTTCCGACTATGACGGCTTCCATCGCACCCAGGTGACCCGCGATACGGTTATTAGCATGATGCCTGTGTGGATGAAAGATAACAAGGGCCTAATTTATGTGAACTTCAAGACCCATCGCCCCAAGCTTTACTCCAAGATGTTCGGCGGTTCTGAAAAGATGTTGTTCCCCCAGCTGGATCAGACTTACAGTCCGGCTGTGAACCCGAAGACTGGCGAACTGCTGTTCTCCAGTACGGTGGACGGAAAGACGGACTTGTTTATCGGTAACCCCGCTAATGGAAAAGCACGTAAGTTTGCTTACCTGAAGTCCAACCAGACGAGCCCCGCCTGGAGCCCCTACGCTTCCGAAGTGCTGTTTACCAGCGACCGTGGCGGTGGCCCGCAGATCTTTGTGATGGGAAGCGATGGCAGCGACCTGCGCCGCGTTACCTTCATGGGGCGTTATAACGAACGTGCCAGCTGGTCTCCCAAGGGTGACCGCATTGCCTATACCTCCATGGACGAAGGCAAGATGAATATTTATACCTGCGCTCTGGATGGCTCTGACATTGTCCAGCTGACCAGTAATGCAGGGAACAACGAACATCCGACGTGGTCTCCCGATGGAAACCTGATCGCATTCTCCAGCAACCGTAGCGGTAGCTATCAGATTTATATCATGAGAATGGACGGTTCCAACGTGACCCGCATTACCAACTCCGGGGAAAACACTGCCCCCACATGGTCTTTTTATTACGAAAATCCTAACAAACAGGAAGGTGCAAAATGAATAAAGTAAAACTCGCTCTCATCGCCGGCGCTGCATGCATTGCTCTGGTCGGTTGCTCCAAACGTCAGCCCGTGCAGACTGAACCTGCCGCAGCTCCCGCTCCCGCCGCACAGACTGAAGCTCCGGCTCCCGCAGCTGAAGCAGCTCCCGTCAACCAGGACTCCCTGGCTGCAGAACAGGCTCGCCTGGAAGCTGAACGCATCGCTGCTGAAAAGGCTCGCTTGGAAGCAGAACGCGCTCGCCTGGAACAGCTGATCAACCAGATCATGAGCGAAGATGTTTACTTCGACTTTGACCGTTCTGAACTGACCGAAAAGGCTAAGGAATTGCTGGCTCAGGTTGCAGAACTTCTCCTGAAGGAAACTCGCTTTACTATCACTATCGAAGGCCATACCGATGCTCGCGGTACCGAAGACTATAACTTCACTCTGGGTGCAAAGCGCGCTATGAAGGTGAAGGAATTCCTGGCTGCTTACGGCATTGACGGCAAGCGTATGGAATCCGTGAGCTACGGTAAGGAAGCTCCCAAGGCAGAAGGCCAGACTGAAGAAGCCTATTCTCAGAACCGCCGTGCTAACTTCCGCGTGAATATCAAGGACTAAGTTCTAGGCCTTGATGGCCCGGGAATAATTGTCTTGAAATAGTTTTTTGAAGAGGTAAAGATGAAACGTTTGGCTCGTGGTATTGTAAGCCTTGCCGTTTTGACATTTGCTTTGACGGGTTGTAGCCAGATCACCATGCTGCGCACCCAGGAGATTCAGGATGTTGGTACTAACGTCCAGAAATCTGTGGGCAAGAAAATGAATTCTGCTGTGGCTAAGCTCACTGCTCAGAATGATTCCTTGCGCGCCGCCCTGGATTCTGCAAACTACCGTCTGGATTCCATGATGACTGCCGCTACCTTCGCACAGAAGCGCATGCAGGCCGAAATCACCATGCTCTCCCGCCGTGTGGCAGACGAATCTGAACGCAACGATTCTAGACAGGAAGAAATTATCTACCGTCTGGATATGCTGTTGGGTAAGTCTGACAAGATCCTGGCAAAGAAGGTTGTGGTCAGCGGCGCTCCCGCTCCCATTTCCTTGGATAGCCTGGAACGTGAAGCCGAAAAGCTGGTGGAAGCAGAAGCCATGTTCAATACCGCCCGCAGTGACTATCACCGCGGTGAGTTCAAGCTGGCCTTTACCGGATTCAAGCAGGTTTATGAAACCATGAAGACTGGGGAACTGGCAGAGAATTCTCTCTACTGGATGGCCCTGTGCCTCATTGACGTAAACCAGATTGACAAGGCAAAGAAAGTCTTTAACAACATGACCGAAACCTTCCCGGAAGGTCAGAAGACTTGCCCGGCTCTGTTCAAGATGTCCTTGCTCTACTCCGAGGAATGTGACACCGAAAAGCAGAAGGCTTACCTCCAGAAGATTCTTTCCAGCAAGCATTGCGAAAAGTCCGCTGAATTCGAACAGGCCGCAGAAATTCTCCAGGAAATTCTGGAGAAGGAAGAAAAGGCCGCCGCTGGTGAACCCGTAGAAGCTTGCGTCCCTAAGGAACGTGTTGCATTGCCTGCTGCACCTCAGGCTGCAAAACAGAACGCTCCCCAGGCCGCTAGCGAAACTCCGGTGGACCCCGCTGCCGCCGCCGCAATGCCCGCTGCAGAAACCTCTGTAGCTCCGTAAGTCATCTTTCGGGTTGACTGCAAGGTCGCTCGGATTGATCGCAGGATAGATTGCGCGCAATCATTAACGTAAAGATAGGCTGCGCGCCGCCCACAATTTTTTTCTAGAGAGAGAAGATCCCGCAGGAGAAATCTTGCGGGATTTTTGCGTCATATGGTGGCTCGCGGGGATATTTGGGCTTCGCAGGATTGTCGGGACCCAGCGGGTGTGAAAAACCTTTGAAATTTGCCAACTGATACCTACTAAATTGCTGAAAAGGGGCAAATAGTATGCATTGTCAAATGCTGTTTGTTTAGCGATACCTACTAAATGGCGTAAAATGGTTGTTTAGTAGGTATGAAATCCCCAAAATCCACTCGCATGGAGCCAAATTTATGGAGTAAAAGGGGCAAATTGCCCTTTTATAGGGACAAAATCCTCCCAAAAATGCCGACGGGTACCTACTAAATGGCGTAAAATGGTTATTTAGTAGGTATGAAATTTTCAACCAGGGGGTGCTGTAACTTGACGAAAAAAATGAATACTTTGAGGAGGTGGTTTTACCACCCCTCAAACAAAAAAGAAAGATCCCAAAGCAAAACTTTGAGGATCTATTCTTTTTTCGGGGTTCCAAGGGGCAGAGCCCCTTGCGTCTCTATAAATTATCGTCTTCTTCGTCGTCGGAATGGCGAATCACGACACCGCCGATCTTGGCCACCTTATTCTCGAAGTCTTCGTAACCGCGGTCCAGATGGTACACGCGGCTGACGGTACTTTCACCTTCGGAAATAAATGCTGCAAGAACCAGAGCTGCAGTAGCGCGCAGGTCACTGCCCATGATTTCGGTACCTTCCAGCTTGGTACCGCCCTTGATAATAGCGGTATTGCCGTTCACCTGGATGTCTGCGCCAAGACGTTGCAGTTCAGCCACATGCTTGAAGCGGTCATTGTAGACTGTATCCTGGATGGTGCTGTTGCCCGGGATGGAAACGAGGGTTGCCATGAGGGGTGCCTGCATATCCGTAGGATAACCCGGGTAGGGAAGGGTGGTGACGTTAATGGGCTTCAGTTCCATACCGCGGGCATCCACCTGGGCCCAGTCATTACCTACGTCCACCTTACAGCCCATATCGCGGAAAGCGTCAAGAGTGCTTGCAATATGTTCGGGGAAAACCTTGGTGACCTTGATACAACCGCGGGTGATTGCGGCGGCACAGAGGAAAGTGCCTGCCTCGATACGGTCCGGAATGGTGTAGCACTTTCCGGGGCGTAGAGCTTCTACGCCCTGCACCGTCAAGGTGCGTGTGCCGCGACCCTGGATCTTGGCGCCCATAGAATTCAGGAAGTCCACCAGGTTGTCAATTTCAGGTTCAAGAGCGGCATTCTGGAGAACGCTGGTGCCCTTGGCAAGAGTTGCTGCCATCAGGACGTTAACGGTGGCGCCTACAGAAGAAATGGGGAAGTTGAAGTTACCGCCGGGAAGACGTCCTTCACAAGTGGCT
This is a stretch of genomic DNA from Fibrobacter sp. UWEL. It encodes these proteins:
- the purN gene encoding phosphoribosylglycinamide formyltransferase, with protein sequence MLKIGVMASGGGSNFKAIIDRIGEGDLEAQCKFLITNNAGCGAVGHAKTYGIPVHHISGKTHPEQEAYEAALLEVLDKYDVDLLILAGYMKVLPLCVLKRMPDRVLNIHPSLLPKFGGKGYFGIHVHEAVLAAGEKESGPTVHLVSEEVDTGRILGQVKVPVMDGDTAAELAARVLVQEHDLFWRVIKEYGETITSRG
- a CDS encoding FecR family protein, coding for MIRKHLIFLISLSLAFVACKESAQETVKTSMTPANAAKSAAAFEAKVRSSLGTAELRKALDEKWKNLRVGQMVRDNDRVRTAAESEVVLNNFDGTVFLISEKSDVEFNAAFRDSVRGEVNVFIRNGNIQFDVQKQKKRQYNFGTGTATASIRGTAGFVGSLDGQLVASLKEGLVDVKDIKGETSAIKENETILVTKSGESMTIKLESSGSPALFAALDSMAKAGGLKNLADLKKSLQAFDAAYVAEKNKFGENLKFEPVSLPSKVFRPSVTLKAKLTPGVYVTVMGVTDKVPESGIYERTFTWDENATGPKRFLAVCSDGSVEVKCNTWNTEYVKSGAEQAPEVTPAEKAVEPVSKAKTAPAKHAAKAAREHKNKLGLVVSLPPSEGGEILETDSLGRDTLEMIKVPSGQVLVDANLKIVLSGIDSAGVAEIDTIFILRMGHADEIITDISGTSYSRKVTFLKNEIAKYEVAAKLKDGSYVCAFKTYIVD
- a CDS encoding ribonuclease HII, giving the protein MKFKVPEFLEGIESPVDGEVAMRNHAPAAIVVGIDEVGRGPLAGPVVACAAVLKSPDALLTLNDSKKLTRPKRETMYQAVKDACVCYAIASASVQEIDEINILEADFLAMRRALQALGLPGIKETAPQIPIEVKGSFADAALLTSPAADPQQPAVLIAVDGNLKIRGIPQEIQLPVVKGDGRVASISAASILAKVFRDRYMDDLEKKYPGYGFDKHAGYGTKAHLEAIKKQGYTPEHRMSFHPKSLQLELEF
- a CDS encoding MotA/TolQ/ExbB proton channel family protein, translating into MNNSVPLLQMITQSDIATIVVLSILAIMSLGCWGIIIVKYVVNKKNQRANVVFFRKFSNVQQFVELQSLCESADESALRRLTDEVLKEASKFSNFVSYDSIQHRASLLEDTIQRSIEGLRLSEDRYLSFLATSSNLAPFFGLLGTVWGIMVAFFQIGQHGSADLSVVAPGIAMALITTVAGLVVAIPASAGYNYFTSHNGQNEISYYNFGSQVLSLFKRGDLLALEEVAG
- a CDS encoding OmpA family protein is translated as MNKVKLALIAGAACIALVGCSKRQPVQTEPAAAPAPAAQTEAPAPAAEAAPVNQDSLAAEQARLEAERIAAEKARLEAERARLEQLINQIMSEDVYFDFDRSELTEKAKELLAQVAELLLKETRFTITIEGHTDARGTEDYNFTLGAKRAMKVKEFLAAYGIDGKRMESVSYGKEAPKAEGQTEEAYSQNRRANFRVNIKD
- a CDS encoding tol-pal system YbgF family protein encodes the protein MKRLARGIVSLAVLTFALTGCSQITMLRTQEIQDVGTNVQKSVGKKMNSAVAKLTAQNDSLRAALDSANYRLDSMMTAATFAQKRMQAEITMLSRRVADESERNDSRQEEIIYRLDMLLGKSDKILAKKVVVSGAPAPISLDSLEREAEKLVEAEAMFNTARSDYHRGEFKLAFTGFKQVYETMKTGELAENSLYWMALCLIDVNQIDKAKKVFNNMTETFPEGQKTCPALFKMSLLYSEECDTEKQKAYLQKILSSKHCEKSAEFEQAAEILQEILEKEEKAAAGEPVEACVPKERVALPAAPQAAKQNAPQAASETPVDPAAAAAMPAAETSVAP
- a CDS encoding biopolymer transporter ExbD, giving the protein MKRSRGKELKQEMNLTNMIDIVFSILIVFIISAPLMSQGVKVDLPKAEAPTMEQEKLLKVSITKNDEIYIADMMVDFDSFNNVFKSLWNGEMAVVINSDEDVKYGLVMKVVTQVQKLGVTKLGFLTMNPKEKPGKKR
- a CDS encoding translocation protein TolB gives rise to the protein MTERKQVMVRQKVGKIFRISSLALSIVFWLLLLLLPSVSSAAIDTIAVDVGISVFKTMPIGVVPFSEAKGNIEWVEEKPHQIVTRDAELSGRFEVISSDKFNLALFSKKRAKHYITGRVAPQPGGKLKLECFLYVAQTKDLLLGETYTVSQQDLRRAMHQFFDEVIMRLWAEPGVASTKLAYVSKIDGIKQVVVSDYDGFHRTQVTRDTVISMMPVWMKDNKGLIYVNFKTHRPKLYSKMFGGSEKMLFPQLDQTYSPAVNPKTGELLFSSTVDGKTDLFIGNPANGKARKFAYLKSNQTSPAWSPYASEVLFTSDRGGGPQIFVMGSDGSDLRRVTFMGRYNERASWSPKGDRIAYTSMDEGKMNIYTCALDGSDIVQLTSNAGNNEHPTWSPDGNLIAFSSNRSGSYQIYIMRMDGSNVTRITNSGENTAPTWSFYYENPNKQEGAK
- a CDS encoding TonB C-terminal domain-containing protein, whose protein sequence is MSDKNQHIEYFSDHDNGMVAKIVICAVIFHVAIAGACFALHFVDFKEEPEPIPVFEMVQVQPQVKKPQAPRVKPPEPPKQEPPPEQPPEVKPRPEPKPKVDQELPPDIKPEEEPKPEPEPEEVKEEPAPEPTPEPEPVDDFEVDDLDLPATMEASSLNPVGSVDMDPLMQVYLERLKQIIMGNFNPPANLNVPKSIKTTVQFTVDRFGTISAVLLKKSSGNKTWDHLSVRAVNISKVPELPPNFRAPSLILHFNFTPN
- the murA gene encoding UDP-N-acetylglucosamine 1-carboxyvinyltransferase, producing the protein MYRFEVHQVEKPLEGEVEISGAKNAVLAVMAAALLADGVSEITNVPHLKDMKTMSDVLRVIGCRISGESHELKIDTRGADHLEAPYELVKTMRASFYVLGPLVARFGRCRVSLPGGCAWGPRPVDLHLKGLEALGAKITLTRGYVEATCEGRLPGGNFNFPISSVGATVNVLMAATLAKGTSVLQNAALEPEIDNLVDFLNSMGAKIQGRGTRTLTVQGVEALRPGKCYTIPDRIEAGTFLCAAAITRGCIKVTKVFPEHIASTLDAFRDMGCKVDVGNDWAQVDARGMELKPINVTTLPYPGYPTDMQAPLMATLVSIPGNSTIQDTVYNDRFKHVAELQRLGADIQVNGNTAIIKGGTKLEGTEIMGSDLRATAALVLAAFISEGESTVSRVYHLDRGYEDFENKVAKIGGVVIRHSDDEEDDNL